The DNA sequence TACAACTATGTTCAAACTAAATATAATACAAAACTTAAAACTTATTCTAAAAAATATAAACTTATAAGTAATATAAAAATAAAAATTAGCGATTTTAATCTGTTTAAAAATACTCTTTTTAAAGAAATTGACAATACTAATTTTTCCCACGCTTATTTAGTTTCTAATTTTTTTAAAGTTTTAAATTCTGATAATTTGAAAGCAAATGATGACTCACCTTATAGTAAATTTATTAATAGTCTTAATAAGAATAAAACAAGTTTTTATGAAGATAATAAAATTATCATTTTAGCTGAGTTTAACGCTAATTACTTTGAAAGTTGGATATCTATTTTTTTTAAAGAGTAAGAATATTTCTATTAAATACCACAAAAAAAGTTGTAGATCTCTCTACAACTTTTAACTACTTTATCTTCAAATGTAACTTCACACTACCCTCATCCAAAAAGTAAACTGTCTTATGAAATGGTCTTTGTGTAATCTCCACATCGCTTCCATAAATTACAAGACCTAACCTACTCCCTTTCTTTAACGTATATTGAGTGGGCACCATCTCAAAACTATATCTATGAAAACTCTTAGGAACAACTCTACTTTTATAGTAACTACTTTTCCTATTCTGTATATTTATATGCCCCCTTGTAATCACTCTATACTTAGATGGACTCTCTTCAAGCACAAAGTCTACCTCATCCATAGTCCCTGCGTTTCTCCCTAAACTAATCTTTCCCTCTCCAGTAATAACTTGCTTCACGCTAAGTCGCCTTCTCTCTCCTATCTCCACTAACATAGCACTCAATATCCCTCTATCTTTATTAGAACTAGCACTAAACTCTATCTTCACACACCCAGAAATCGTTCTATCCTCTTCTAAAACCTCACTTTTATAAATAACTCTATGCTTTTCTCTCTCTCCTAAAACTAATCTATCTCTCCACTCTCCATAATTCTTTATTTCCCTAATAAACCCACTAGTATCTATATCATCTGTAAACTTCCCTATCCTTTTATCATTTTTCTCTAAACTCTTTATCTTTAAGTTATCTACTAATCTTTCTCCATCTACAGCAAACACTTTATCTTTATACTCTTTTGATGGCCAATTTTGTGATTTTTCCCATACTAAACTATCTAAATTACTTTGAACCATCACATCTGGAACTGTTTTCATAACATCATTTTGTATATCATATAACCAATAACTTAACCATCTATTCATAATATCATTAAAATCAAAACCTTTTAAATTCTGTATATAGATATGATCTCCTTGATGTAAAATAATTTTAGATGGAATATTGTATTTTTTTAGTTTATCCCACAATAGTTTACAGTGAGTAGTTTTTACATTCCAATCATTTAACCCATGAACTATAAAAACCGATGCTTTTATATTTTTGATATCCTTCAAATAGTTTCTTTCATCCCAAAAACTATTGTAATTTCCATTTTCTCTAGCCTCACCCTCTATCATTTGAGAGATCGACTTCTTATATCTTTTTTTCAACTCAATATTATCATCACTATATTCTCTACTTCTACAATAATTTGTTAAAAGATCAGCATCGTCCCCTTGCCACTCCAGTGGAGCTCCAATAACTCCATTAACTCTATAATAGTTATACCAATTAGATATAGCTGCTTCTGGTATAATTGTTTTTAATCCTTCAACTCCTGTTGTAGCTGCTGCTATACTTAAAGTTCCTAAATATGATTTACCACACATAGCTACTTTCCCAGAACACCACTCAGCCTTTACCTCAATATTATCTATTAAATTAGTATAAGCCTTTCTTTTACCATTTAACCACTCTATAACTGCAATAGTCCACTCCTTCTCCTCTTTTGAACCTGTACAATTTATTCCCTCTGATCCCTTTGTTCCAAGGCCAGCTGAGAAAACACTTGCTATTCCACGACTATTAAAATACTTATACCACTCAGTTATACAATCTAAATTTTCATCTTGAGCCAATGAAGTTTTTGCCTCTCCCTTACTAACTCTTTCACTTTCACAATAGTACTTACTTTTACACTCTTTAACTTTTATATCTTCATACCGTATTTTCTTTTCACAAAACTTTTTTAAATTTTTATCCACACTGTGCATATTATTATAAACCTCTTCGTTACAACTCATCATATATGGATTTGCTACGTATATTGCTGGAACTTTCATTCCTTTTAAAGTCTCTTTAGGTCTTCTTATAAAAACTTCAATTAGATCTCTTTTTCCATCTCCATCTGTATCTAAAGATGTTTCCACATAAATTTTTTCTAATAAAAACTCACTATAACTAAAAATAGGTTGTAGTTTTCCATCAAATACTAAAATCTCTGGTATCTTCTTACTTTCATTAATTTTATCAAAGAACCCATTTTCACATAAAGTTTCAAATACAACTCTTCCATTTTTTCCTATACTTTTAAATACAGTTGTAAAAAGAATCTCATTCGATGTTTCATTCAGATTAATCCCTTTAGCTTTTAAAATAGCTTCATCCTCATACTCTAAAAGTTCTAATATATACTTCTTTTTATCCTCAAGTGTTTTTAATCTATTTTCATCTAAACATTTAAAAATTTCACTATTCATAAGAGTTCACCTTTGCAAATTGAGGTTCTTCAATTTTATTTTTATTTAAATGAGCTTTCCAAACCTTTACAAAAACTGCTCCTACTAAAAGTACTCCAATTAAAATCATAAAGAAATATCTATATCCATTAACTCCTGGATAACTATCTAAAATTTTTCCAGCCATTAATGATATAAAAATATCTGGTAGGTACCCAATTGTTGATATAAGTCCAACTGCTGTTCCAGAGTATTTATCAGGTATTGCTCCCTCCTCCATCATAGCCCAAGATAAACTAAAGTTTACTTGATAAAATAGATAGTTTAAAATATATAGAAACACAAATGCTCCAATCACAAGCATTGATCC is a window from the Cetobacterium somerae ATCC BAA-474 genome containing:
- a CDS encoding Xaa-Pro dipeptidyl-peptidase; the encoded protein is MNSEIFKCLDENRLKTLEDKKKYILELLEYEDEAILKAKGINLNETSNEILFTTVFKSIGKNGRVVFETLCENGFFDKINESKKIPEILVFDGKLQPIFSYSEFLLEKIYVETSLDTDGDGKRDLIEVFIRRPKETLKGMKVPAIYVANPYMMSCNEEVYNNMHSVDKNLKKFCEKKIRYEDIKVKECKSKYYCESERVSKGEAKTSLAQDENLDCITEWYKYFNSRGIASVFSAGLGTKGSEGINCTGSKEEKEWTIAVIEWLNGKRKAYTNLIDNIEVKAEWCSGKVAMCGKSYLGTLSIAAATTGVEGLKTIIPEAAISNWYNYYRVNGVIGAPLEWQGDDADLLTNYCRSREYSDDNIELKKRYKKSISQMIEGEARENGNYNSFWDERNYLKDIKNIKASVFIVHGLNDWNVKTTHCKLLWDKLKKYNIPSKIILHQGDHIYIQNLKGFDFNDIMNRWLSYWLYDIQNDVMKTVPDVMVQSNLDSLVWEKSQNWPSKEYKDKVFAVDGERLVDNLKIKSLEKNDKRIGKFTDDIDTSGFIREIKNYGEWRDRLVLGEREKHRVIYKSEVLEEDRTISGCVKIEFSASSNKDRGILSAMLVEIGERRRLSVKQVITGEGKISLGRNAGTMDEVDFVLEESPSKYRVITRGHINIQNRKSSYYKSRVVPKSFHRYSFEMVPTQYTLKKGSRLGLVIYGSDVEITQRPFHKTVYFLDEGSVKLHLKIK